A region of the Acidobacteriota bacterium genome:
CGCCGCCCCATGACCTCCTTCAGGCTGAGCGTGCTGTTTGCTAGCCAGCCCCGGACTCCTACTTCGACGCAGAGAAGCTCCACCTGCCGCGAGCCTACGTACGGGGCGTAGAGTTCGGGGAGCGAGCGGTACTTCGCCGTCTTGTAGCGATGGGCTTTGTCGATGTTGGTCTCATGGGGGACCGTGAGCTCGATGATGTAGACCTTGGCGCCCGTTACCACAATACAATCTGGGCGGGAAGAGGAAGCGGCGCTCAGATTTAGTAGCATGGGAAGGCGATCGAAATCGCCGTCGCTAAGGTCGACCCATACGTGCGTTGGTCGTCGACATCCCGTCAAAGAGCTTGCACGGACTCCTCGTGCAATCTCTTCCAGCACCTTGTTGTGGCGCCAAGTGTACCGCTGCTGCTGCAGGGCGACCTTGCAATCACTGAGGATGTGAAGGAGGGTCACAATGGGTGCGTGGCAGACCGCGCACCGCTGGGAGCAGCGGATGCCCCATCGCGTCAGGTTGCGGGGAGTAGGGAGGGAGTCGGAGATGGCCTCTGCAGTCCACCCGATGTGCTTTGGGGCCATACCCCAGATCGCTTTCTGGTACTCCCTGTCGAGGTCGCGGAGGTAGCGGGGTTGTTGGCAGCGCCACCATTCTCCAGATTTGGCCTTTGCCGCCCGTGACGTGCGGGTTTCCGCATCATGGACGGCGCGCACCGAGTCGCGCACCGCTTGTTCGATAGAGATCGTTGCAGCGGTCTTCGGGACGCCCAGAGGTTGGAGGTCCATGGTGTGGTCCTTGTCGTTGCCGTCCAGGTGGCGCAGGTTCTTTGCGAGGCGTTGTGTGAAGGTGACGGTGCCGTGCCCGGCGTTGTCGGTTTGCTCGCGGAGTTGCGCTGCCTTGCGCACATTCTCGTCCCCAGAGCGGATGCGTCGGACGTGCTCCATCGTCTCCACCTCGTCCCACAGCAGGATCAGGTTGCCGGTGGCTAGAGCTTTGGGGCTCGTGACCGCGTGCGGGGAGGTAGCACGATTGAGGTTCATCGTGCGCTTGAGGTGCTTGTTGATGATAGATTGGAGGTGGAGCACCTCCGTCCGTTGTACCTGGTAGATGGAGAAGTACCATCGGAATCTAGTCAACACCAGCTTGTCCAGAGCGAACTTTTGGGGGCCAAGCCCGTAGCCGCTGCTCCCAATGTTGCTCAGCCACTTGGTGAGCTTGCCCCGGAGGAAAGTGGAGAGGAGCTTCGCGTCGAGTAGGTACGTCAGCTCCATGCCCAGGAATTTGCTGCCTTCGCTCAGCGCGTTGGGCACCGGTTCGTCGTCGATCGTGAGCTCGTCCGCTGTGGAGGGCTTACCGCCGGGTAGGGCAAGGTACCGGCACTTCTTGGCGTTGACGACCATGCCGAGGTCGTCGAGTACCCCCTTCATGATCTGCACTTGCTTCAGCATGGCGTTGTGCGTTTGGGTGACGAGGGTGAGGTCGTCTGCGTAGCCGAGCGTGTGCAGCTTGTGGCGCCCCCGCTTCCCGTCCAGCTTGAAGTAGCGTCTCGTGGAGTCCGCGCCTCGCGGCCGTGCGGTGTCGCC
Encoded here:
- a CDS encoding reverse transcriptase domain-containing protein gives rise to the protein ANFRPVTVTSCFGKLVNGCLAALIFSHIAKHNLLDTTVQKGFVKHVSGCADHTGLLDAAFRLSRRSKRNLRVLQIDLKAAFTGISHKLIADTLKAFRVHDSVCGYVAQLYASTSLYIRTPEFSTDSVRVQRGVLQGDTLSPLLFIMCFSPVLDALRDSALAGDTARPRGADSTRRYFKLDGKRGRHKLHTLGYADDLTLVTQTHNAMLKQVQIMKGVLDDLGMVVNAKKCRYLALPGGKPSTADELTIDDEPVPNALSEGSKFLGMELTYLLDAKLLSTFLRGKLTKWLSNIGSSGYGLGPQKFALDKLVLTRFRWYFSIYQVQRTEVLHLQSIINKHLKRTMNLNRATSPHAVTSPKALATGNLILLWDEVETMEHVRRIRSGDENVRKAAQLREQTDNAGHGTVTFTQRLAKNLRHLDGNDKDHTMDLQPLGVPKTAATISIEQAVRDSVRAVHDAETRTSRAAKAKSGEWWRCQQPRYLRDLDREYQKAIWGMAPKHIGWTAEAISDSLPTPRNLTRWGIRCSQRCAVCHAPIVTLLHILSDCKVALQQQRYTWRHNKVLEEIARGVRASSLTGCRRPTHVWVDLSDGDFDRLPMLLNLSAASSSRPDCIVVTGAKVYIIELTVPHETNIDKAHRYKTAKYRSLPELYAPYVGSRQVELLCVEVGVRGWLANSTLSLKEVMGRREAGRTRRRMVAAAVRASQLLFHVREEPEWGARGEPPPSYLE